The genome window CCTTCTTCAGGAACGCCGGAAAGCCTGCCTGGATCTCCTCCAGAATACTGCGCGTAAAGCCCCACATATTCATAGATACCAGGGTATCCGCTGCTACCGGAACCCAAGTTGCGCCGTCATCCTCGGTATATGCGATGCCACCATCCCGCTTCTCAATTCTGGTCCGTTCATGAATGGCAACAAGTTCGCCCATCTCATTGGTATCACAAAGTCCCCTGGATACATAACCATGATCCGTAACCGTATTCTCCAGACGGTAACCTACCATAGTATACCGATACTTCTCATCGTCCTCGTGTGTGGAAAGGTAATCATAAATTTGCTTAAATGCATCTTTTCCATAATAGTCATCTGCATTGATTACAGCAAACGGTCCATCCACTTCCTCGATCGCACTTAAAACCGCATGTGCCGTTCCCCACGGTTTTACACGTCCTTCCGGCACCACACAGCCCTCCGGAACGTTATTTACGTCCTGGAACACATAAGCCACTTCCATCTGCTCTGCGACCCGGTTCCCGATTGCCTCCCGGAATGCCTCCTCATTTTCCTCTTTAATGATGAAAACTACTTTTTCAAATCCAGCCCGCTTTGCATCATAGATAGAAAAATCCATGATAATATGCCCTTGGGCATCTATCGGGTCAATCTGCTTCAATCCGCCATAACGGCTTCCCATACCTGCCGCCATGATTACTAAAACGGGTTTCGTCATAACATACCACCTCTTCCCACTATTGATCTGCTTTGCCTCTCGTTTCTGAAACACCAGCAGCCTTATTACTCTGCCTGAATACAGTATATAAGACACAACCACTTCCGTCAAGAAAAGAAAGACCAATTCTACGGGAACCTCTGTCCCGCAAAATCGGTCTTTGTCTCTTAATTAGTCCTGTACGTACGGCATTAAAGCAATATGTCTTGCTCTCTTGATCGCTACAGTAAGAGCTCTCTGATGCTTTGCACAGTTTCCTGTGATTCTTCTCGGAAGGATCTTTCCTCTCTCAGAAACATATTTCTTTAATTTTGCTACATCTTTATAATCGATCTCGTTGTTCTCTTTTCCACAGAACACGCAAACTTTTTTTCTTCTGCGTCCGCCTCTTCTCTTCATCGGAGAATCCGGTCTGTTTCCCTTTTCGAATGCCATGGTAACATCTCCTTTCACTGCGCTTAAGTCCACTAAGTGCTTTCAGTTTAGTTAAACGGTAACTCTTCGTCAATTCCATCCGGAATGTTCATAAATCCGTCACCTGCGTCTGCCATAGGTGCCGGAGCCGGGGCTGACTGATATGGCTGATTGCCATAACTCGGTCCTCCATAAGACAGTCCACCGCCTGCATTACTTGCATTCTTGCTCTCTGCGAACTCCTGCTCCTCCACTACGACCTCAGTCGTGTAAACCTTCACGCCGTCCCTGTTGGTATAGCTTCCAGTCTGGATTCTTCCGCTGATGGTCACGCGCATTCCCTGACGGAAATAGCGTTCTGTGAACTCCGCGCTCTTTCCAAACACAACGCAGTTGATAAAATCTGCGGTCTGTTCTCCGTCGCGCTTGAATCTGCGGTCTACTGCCAATGTATATCTTGCAATAGCGAGTGCGTTCTCGCCCTGTGAATATCTTACTTCAGGATCTCTTGTCAAACGTCCCATTAAAATCACTTTATTCATACGTTGCCTCTTTCTAAGCTTCCTGTTTCACGCATAAATATCTGATCACACCGTCCATGATACGAATTCTCTGCTCGATCTCGCCCGGTGCGGTTGTATCAGATTCGAAGTGTACGAAGTAGTAATAAGCCTCTTTCATCTTCTGAATCTCGTAAGCTAATCTCTTCTTACCCCACTCATCAACGTCAGTGATGTTACCGCCGAAACGTGTTACAAGTGCTTTCACCTTTTCGATAACCTCTGCTCTGGCGTCGTCTTCGAGTTTTGCGCTGACAACAACTGCTAATTCATACTTGCTCATGTCTTTGCACCTCCTTATGGTCTCTGGCCCCCGGTCCTGCCGGGAACAAGGAATAAATAGTATATCACAATTTGGTATCTTATCATAATTTCAAGACCAAATCAAGCCTTTTTACGGATTTCCCTGGTATTTTTTTCTACGAGGCGCCTTGGCACCATGACCTGGTGCGCGCAGCCCATGCATTTCAGACGGAAATCCGCACCGACCCGCAGAATCTCCCATTCCTGGCTGCCGCAGGGGTGAGGCTTTTTCATTTTAATAATATCTCCCACTTCGAATTTCGTATCCATTGCCATATCCCGGACTCCTCTTTCTCTTTCTTCTCTAATGCTACTGTCTGACCCCTGTCTTTACCGCATGGATGACCATACGATCATTATTATTCGACTTTGTACATGTGGAAAGCGTCACTACCTGCGAACTTAGGTCCAGCTCCACTCCGGTATCATAATCTCCCGATGCCTTCGTCGTGTCAAGAAACGACTGAAATGCCGCATCATCTGCAAACTGGTAGGTATAACCTTCCGAAGTATCCTTCACCACACCTGCCGCGTA of Roseburia hominis contains these proteins:
- a CDS encoding sugar phosphate nucleotidyltransferase, producing the protein MTKPVLVIMAAGMGSRYGGLKQIDPIDAQGHIIMDFSIYDAKRAGFEKVVFIIKEENEEAFREAIGNRVAEQMEVAYVFQDVNNVPEGCVVPEGRVKPWGTAHAVLSAIEEVDGPFAVINADDYYGKDAFKQIYDYLSTHEDDEKYRYTMVGYRLENTVTDHGYVSRGLCDTNEMGELVAIHERTRIEKRDGGIAYTEDDGATWVPVAADTLVSMNMWGFTRSILEEIQAGFPAFLKKGLAENPMKCEYYLPAVVSTLLGEGRATVAVLPCADKWYGVTYKEDKPVVVEAIKRMKEEGLYPEKLWE
- the rpsR gene encoding 30S ribosomal protein S18 — translated: MAFEKGNRPDSPMKRRGGRRRKKVCVFCGKENNEIDYKDVAKLKKYVSERGKILPRRITGNCAKHQRALTVAIKRARHIALMPYVQD
- the ssb gene encoding single-stranded DNA-binding protein; its protein translation is MNKVILMGRLTRDPEVRYSQGENALAIARYTLAVDRRFKRDGEQTADFINCVVFGKSAEFTERYFRQGMRVTISGRIQTGSYTNRDGVKVYTTEVVVEEQEFAESKNASNAGGGLSYGGPSYGNQPYQSAPAPAPMADAGDGFMNIPDGIDEELPFN
- the rpsF gene encoding 30S ribosomal protein S6, translating into MSKYELAVVVSAKLEDDARAEVIEKVKALVTRFGGNITDVDEWGKKRLAYEIQKMKEAYYYFVHFESDTTAPGEIEQRIRIMDGVIRYLCVKQEA
- a CDS encoding DUF951 domain-containing protein, with the translated sequence MDTKFEVGDIIKMKKPHPCGSQEWEILRVGADFRLKCMGCAHQVMVPRRLVEKNTREIRKKA